The following proteins come from a genomic window of Oncorhynchus mykiss isolate Arlee chromosome 19, USDA_OmykA_1.1, whole genome shotgun sequence:
- the LOC118941438 gene encoding up-regulator of cell proliferation-like translates to MSYHQGAEGEAIPKKRRKVGSPNKDLVETMDPDMKRSCTTRGPPESAESISSGFLSMTTDKSMDFPLNFKGADSLQNKGPVEVPCDICSEVQAVKFCQTCSVSYCGAHIRQHYTIPKLQKHTLVDVTGDLVQKLCQHVYSPLEVFCRTDQMLICSQCAETNHKGHDMISHDIKKAGRQPKSFDRDQHTTLAADDVLPPPGDIQVLLLTSDSVSLSWGPPEGLKGPQKFRVTWGCDVEPCSIGVKHVHEVEISRLNPGKKYQFSVATEGEDGSQSRWISASLSAVPPVPDQLTVDSVDTTSAAVSWSQPPGLDQTQHHYKISYRCPGTEQHITTTSSHSITLSDLQGGTQYSVTLCTVLEDGRQSQLVSTTLITRSYLMDLLSKTGLEDHYENKLTLSTVLEINADTTSDEPLTTMQALPGAFLKKLMMANLNARSVKCMSSDTDVSFPGTDRFENLKSDSANSNVINPLDLITALFLCSDGFLQQEMVQKMSMCQFAVPLLLPNCDTKQITLMLWALRDIVKKFRLSSQTSTKAFVEERIVLSDIPMVSFVRLGEIRVSKSHILNKLLSNPQQYHDTFVHHDMECGDVPHRISDGLVEISWYLPCGNRNIDIFTKPVAVANLRGDIRSFKTQFSFLCQTSAAVYIFTDDFESDLNLFKSKNTKAEIFLVVNSQRKSFRVDTLKQMITNCSINEQNVIVKKKKNDAEFVKTLQSSVGDIIENSPDRLTVENMTDIARHSGILVDEDRHDCQSARKMADEITSNITDTVKFKDKQLPLQGQIWKKLSQLEKERCRLRKAGDQDSSLNTKEEELRKKQYTFDMSDAMESFISGLSGSGPERSYFLKWMRINLDNLSPKNLSALRDQYKDLCQYSPERKDDIKDLDKQLSDCSLGLEHFLRELGQLYEAACSLPEDSPQRKQMEHLPGLCAQMLLDGFPIELVDGDASYIPLKWISAVLTELHNLVGSNSKILVVSVLGVQSTGKSTLLNTMFGVQFAVSSGRCTRGAFMLLIKVNKELKEELKCDFIMIIDTEGLKSPELAQLDDSYEHDNELATLVIGLSDVTIINISMENSTEMKDILQIVVHTFLRMKELGKKPICHFVHQNVSDMSAHDNNMRERKKLLEQLNEMTQAAARMEKKENITKFTDVMDYDPDTSSCYIPGLWHGTPPMAPVNVGYSEAVYDFKKSLMQDLIKCQSNDDMTHFLKWTQSLWESVKLNK, encoded by the exons GCCAGTAGAGGTACCCTGTGATATCTGCTCTGAGGTCCAAGCTGTGAAGTTCTGTCAGACCTGCAGTGTGTCCTACTGCGGGGCCCACATCAGACAGCACTATACAATACCTaaactacagaaacacacactggTGGATGTGACTGGAGACCTGGTGCAGAAACTCTGTCAACATGTCTACAGTCCTCTGGAGGTGTTCTGTAGGACAGACCAGATGCTGATCTGCAGTCAGTGTGCAGAGACAAACCACAAAGGACATGATATGATCTCCCATGATATAAAGAAAGCAGGAAGACAG CCTAAGAGTTTTGATAGAGACCAACACACAACGTTGGCCGCGGATGATG TGCTGCCCCCTCCTGGTGACATCCAGGTCCTGTTGCTGACATCAGACTCTGTGTCTCTGAGCTGGGGTCCTCCTGAAGGGTTGAAGGGACCACAGAAGTTCAGAGTGACCTGGGGTTGTGACGTGGAACCGTGCAGTATAGGGGTGAAACATGTTCATGAAGTTGAAATAAGCAGACTCAACCCTGGTAAAAAGTACCAGTTCAGTGTGGCTACAGAGGGAGAAGATGGAAGCCAAAGCAGATGGAtctcagcatccctatccgcAG TACCCCCTGTTCCAGACCAGCTGACTGTTGACTCAGTGGATACCACATCAGCTGCTGTTAGCTGGAGCCAGCCACCAGGATTGGACCAAACCCAACATCATTACAAGATCTCCTACCGCTGTCCAGGGACAGAACAACACATCACTACCACATCTTCACACAGCATCACTCTTTCTGACCTGCAAGGTGGTACTCAGTACTCCGTCACTCTCTGCACTGTGCTGGAAGATGGAAGGCAAAGTCAACTGGTGTCAACAACCCTCATTACAA GATCCTATCTGATGGATCTGTTGTCAAAGACTGGACTGGAAGATCATTATGAAAACAAGCTGACGTTAAGTACTGTCCTTGAGATAAATGCTGATACTACATCAGATGAACCTCTTACCACTATGCAGGCACTTCCAGGGGCCTTCCTGAAGAAATTAATGATGGCAAATCTGAATGCTAGGAGTGTCAAATGTATGTCCTCTGACACAGATGTTTCATTTCCGGGTACAGACCGTTTTGAGAATCTAAAAAGTGACTCTGCTAACAGTAATGTCATTAATCCACTGGACCTGATTACAGCCCTGTTTCTGTGTTCAGATGGTTTCCTGCAGCAGGAGATGGTCCAGAAAATGTCCATGTGTCAGTTTGCTGTTCCTCTGCTGCTGCCCAACTGTGACACAAAACAAATCACTTTGATGCTGTGGGCCTTGAGGGACATAGTGAAGAAGTTTAGACTCTCTTCCCAAACATCCACAAAGGCTTTTGTGGAGGAGAGAATTGTACTCTCTGATATTCCCATGGTGTCCTTTGTTAGGTTAGGTGAGATTAGAGTGTCCAAGTCTCATATTTTGAACAAGTTGCTTAGTAACCCTCAGCAGTACCATGACACATTTGTTCATCATGATATGGAATGTGGCGATGTCCCCCATAGAATCTCAGATGGTCTGGTTGAAATCAGCTGGTACCTTCCATGTGGGAACAGAAACATAGACATTTTCACTAAGCCTGTGGCGGTGGCCAATCtcagaggagacatcaggtcctTTAAAACACAGTTCTCCTTTCTGTGTCAAACATCAGCTGCAGTTTACATTTTCACTGATGATTTCGAGTCAGATCTCAATTTGTTCAAAAGCAAAAACACAAAAGCAGAGATATTTCTGGTCGTCAACTCTCAGAGAAAATCATTCAGAGTAGACACATTAAAACAAATGATCACAAACTGCAGTATCAATGAGCAAAATGTGATTGTTAAGAAAAAGAAAAACGATGCAGAATTTGTCAAAACGCTGCAATCATCTGTTGGTGACATCATTGAAAATAGTCCAGACCGGTTGACAGTGGAAAACATGACTGACATAGCTCGTCACAGTGGGATTCTGGTTGATGAAGACCGCCATGACTGTCAGAGTGCCAGGAAGATGGCAGATGAAATCACCAGCAACATCACAGACACAGTCAAATTTAAAGACAAACAGCTACCCTTACAGGGGCAAATCTGGAAAAAGCTTTCCCAGTTGGAGAAAGAGCGATGTAGGCTGAGAAAAGCAGGGGATCAAGACAGCTCTCTGAATACAAAGGAGGAAGAGCTGAGAAAGAAACAATATACATTTGACATGTCAGATGCAATGGAAAGCTTCATTTCAGGATTGTCAGGTTCAGGACCTGAGCGTTCCTATTTCCTCAAATGGATGCGGATAAATCTGGACAATCTGTCACCAAAGAACCTGTCTGCTTTGCGGGACCAGTACAAAGATCTTTGCCAATATTCTCCGGAGAGAAAAGACGACATTAAAGATTTGGATAAGCAATTATCTGACTGTTCCTTGGGTCTTGAACACTTCCTGCGTGAGTTGGGCCAGTTATATGAAGCTGCCTGCTCCCTCCCTGAAGACAGTCCTCAAAGGAAACAGATGGAGCATCTCCCTGGATTGTGTGCTCAGATGCTGTTGGATGGTTTCCCCATTGAGCTTGTGGATGGAGATGCATCATATATCCCTCTGAAATGGATATCAGCTGTTCTGACTGAGCTTCATAATCTTGTGGGCTCTAACAGCAAGATCCTGGTTGTCTCAGTTTTAGGGGTCCAAAGCACTGGGAAGTCCACTCTCCTCAACACCATGTTTGGGGTCCAGTTTGCTGTCAGCAGTGGAAGATGCACCAGAGGGGCCTTCATGCTACTGATTAAAGTCAACAAAGAACTCAAGGAGGAGCTGAAATGTGACTTCATCATGATCATTGACACAGAGGGGTTGAAATCACCAGAGTTGGCTCAACTAGATGATAGCTATGAACATGACAATGAACTGGCCACACTGGTGATAGGACTCAGTGATGTCACTATCATCAACATCTCCATGGAGAACTCCACAGAGATGAAAGACATTCTGCAGATTGTTGTTCATACCTTCCTCAGGATGAAGGAATTGGGGAAGAAGCCGATATGTCATTTTGTGCACCAGAATGTGTCAGACATGTCTGCTCATGACAACAACATGAGAGAGCGGAAGAAGTTGTTGGAACAGTTGAATGAAATGACCCAGGCAGCAGCCAGAATGGAGAAGAAGGAGAATATCACCAAGTTCACTGATGTGATGGATTACGATCCAGACACAAGCAGCTGCTACATCCCAGGACTCTGGCATGGGACTCCCCCGATGGCTCCAGTCAATGTTGGCTACAGTGAGGCTGTATATGACTTCAAAAAGAGCTTGATGCAAGACTTAATCAAATGCCAGAGTAATGATGACATGACACATTTCCTGAAGTGGACACAAAGCTTGTGGGAGTCTGTCAAATTGAATAAATGA